The Planctomycetaceae bacterium genome contains the following window.
AGGTGCCCGAAGCCCGCCAACTGCTCGTGCGCCGCCGACGAAACCTGGTACACGCTGGAGACTTCTTCGCCGGCGGCCAGGCGAACTTTGAAGATCATCGAGCTGACGCGGTCGCGCACGGCTTCCATCATCTCGTTGAACAGCGCCGAACCCTCGCGCTTGTATGCCACGCGCGGGTCCTGCTCGGCGTAGCCGCGCAGGCCGATGCCGCTCTTAAGATGGTCCATCGCCAGCAGGTGGTCTTTCCACGCGCTGTCGTAAATCTGCAGAAAGACGTACCGCTCCAGCTCGGTCATCTCGCGACGCAGATACGTTCGGCCGGCGTGGATCACGCGGCCGATGATATCGCTGTCAAAATCCGCCTCGCTCAGCTCGGCGCCGAAGCGGCGTGCGGCGAACTCGATGGCCTTTTCTTTGCTCGGGTCGCTGCCCAGGGCGGCGCGGACCGCCTGTTCCAGCCGCCCGCCTTCGTTCCACTGGCGCGACAGCTCCACCAGCCGCTGGTGAATGGACTGGATGCTCTTGCCCTGGAGCTCCTCGACCGTCAGGGCGGCCTCGTACTTGGCGTTGGCCCAGTCGACCAGGTCCTTGAGGGCGTAGACGTTCTCGGTGCCGGCCTTGGCGACCGTCATGTCCAGGGCGTATTCGACGGGGTACTCGATCTCGCGGCGCCGGTAGGCGTCGTTGAGTTTGGCAATGAGCAACTTCGAGGCGGTCTCGGGCGTCTCGCCGAGTTCTTCCAGGGTGACGGCGATGGAGAACTTGTCAGCCGCCCAGGCAACCAGGGCCTCTTTGCCCAGGTCTGCTTTGAGGTAGCGTTCGACTTCGGAGATGTCGAGCTTGTCGATGCGTTCGGCGGCGGCCTCCTGAAGGGCCTCGTCCACCTCGTGCGGCTGCATCTTGCGGAGCTGGTTCTGCGAAAGCTGAACGCCGAAGCGGCTCATGGCCCAGCTCGAGAGGCCGCGGAGATCCCACTCCTTGGGGTCGGCCTCTTCGTCCATGTATTCGCCCAGGGTCGTGGTGATGACGTTGACGGCCTCGTCCTTGGCCAGGCGGCGCAGGTCTGCTTCGAGGTTGGGCAGTTCTTCGGGCGTGTCGGCCTTGACCTGGTCGGGCGTGATGTTGATCTGCAGGGTGGTGGCGGCCCACTCGGCGATACCGCGGCGGTGGTAGCTGGGGTCGAGATAGTTGGCCACGCCCTCGGACACGGTCGGGGCGATCATGTCCATCAGGAGGCCTTCAAGGTCGCGCCCTTCGAGGATGCGCTGGCGTTGCGAATAGAACGCCCGCCGCTGGAAGTCCATGACCTCGTCGTATTCGAGCAGATTCTTTCGGATGTCGAAGTTGCGTTCCTCGACCTTCTTCTGCGCCCGCTCGATGCCCTTGCTCACGCGCGGGTGCTCGATGGCCTCCTGACCCTGCAGGCCCAGCCATCCCAGCACCTTGAGCGTCCACTCGCCGGCGAAGATCGCCAGCAGCTCGTCCCGCAGCGACAGGAAGAAGCGGCTCGAGCCCGGGTCGCCCTGGCGGCCGGCTCGCCCGCGAAGCTGATTGTCGATGCGCCGCGCCTCGTGGCGCTCGGTGGCCACAATGTGCAGCCCGCAGGGGACCACGACGCGGCAGTCGGTGCGGCCGCGGAGGGGAAAATCCTTGTCGATCTTGGGCTTGAAGCAGTGGGCGCAGTCGGTGGCGGGGTTGTACTGCTGGCAGTTGATGCAGCACTTGGTCACGCCCGGCGGGTAGAGCGGGTCGAACGCCACGCCCAGTTCGGTGAGCTTCTCGGCCGGCGGCACCTTGCAGTTTTCCCACACGACGCCCTGGCCGAGCTTGATGTCGGTGCCGCGCCCGGCCATGTTCGTGGCGATGGTCACGTTGCCGACCATCTGTTTGGAGTCTTTCTTGAGCGGGTGCTGCAGACCGGCCAGTTTGACGATCTCGCCCTCGACCAGGGCGTCCTGGATGCGCCCGTTGAGGACGCGGTGCTCGATGCCGTAGCGCCGCTGGAGCAGGGTGCTCAGGTGCTCGGACTTCTCGATGCTGGTGGTGCCGACCAGGACGGGGCGGCCTTTCATCGAGTACTCGTGAATCTCCTCGACGACGGCGTCGAACTTGGAATCGATCTCGGCGTAGATGCGGTCTTCGTGGTCGACGCGGTTGACCGGGCGGTGCGTGGGCACGGTGATCACGTCGAGCTTGTAGATCTTGCGGAACTCGCCGGCCTCGGTCATCGCCGTGCCGGTCATGCCGGCGAGCTTCTTGTAGAGCTTGAAGAAGTTCTGCAGCGTGATCGTCGCCAGCGTCTGGTTCTCTTCCTTGATGGTGACGTGTTCCTTGGCCTCGACGGCCTGGTGGAGCCCGTCCGACCACTCGCGCCCTTCCATCAGTCGGCCGGTGAACTGGTCGACGATCACCACCGTGCCGTCGCGGACGACGTAGTCCTTGTCGAGCTCGTAGACCAGGTGCGCCTGGAGCGACTGCTGCATCAGGTGCGGCCATTCCATGTTGGCCCCGACGTAGAAGCTGCCCACGCCGGCGATGTCCTGGGCCACGCTGACGCCCTCGTGCGTGAGGTGGACGGACTTCTTGTCCATCTGCACTTCGTAGAGCTTGTCGTGGCGCGCCTCGTCGGCCTGGGCCTCTTCGAGCTCCGCCTGCTTGGCGTCGAGGCGGTTTTCGATCTTCTTACGCTCGTCGCCCTTGAGCTTGCCCAGTTCGCCCTCGAGCGAGCCGAGCTCTCGCTTGATCGCCTCGACGCGCTTGTTGGCCTGGTCCCACGGGCGGTTGCGCTTGATGACCTCGCGGGCGACGGCGTCGGCCTTGCGGTAGCGGTCGGTCTGGCCGTACGCCGGACCGGAGATAATCAGCGGCGTGCGGGCCTCGTCGATCAGGATGCTGTCGACTTCGTCGATGATGGCGAAGTCCAGCCGCCCCTGCACCTGCTCGGCGACGGACATCTTCATGTTGTCGCGCAGGAAGTCGAAGCCGTACTCGCTGTTGGTGCCGTAGGTGATGTCGCAGGCGTACGACGCCTGCCGCGCGGCGGCCTCGGGACCGTAGGCGGGCATGTCGGCGGTGATGAACCCGACGCTGACGCCCAGCAGATTCATGATCGGCGTGGCGAAGTCGGCGCCGACGCGGACGAGGTAGTCGTTGTGCGTGACGAGGTGGACCTTGAGCCCTTCGAGCACGGCCATGTACATCGCCGGGTAGCAGGCGATGGTTTTGCCTTCGCCGGTGGCCTCTTCGGCGATGGCGCCCTCGTCCAGGACCATGCCGGCCACAAGCTGCACGTCGAACTGGCGGTGGTTCTGGGCGCGGCGGCTGGCCTCGCGGACGACGGCGAAGGCCTCGGGCTTGATCCGCTCGCGCGACTCGCCGGCGGCGAAGCGCTGCTTGAACTCGTCGGTCTTGGCCCGCAGCGCCTCCGGGCTCAGGGCGCGGATCTGCTCCTCCAGCGGGTTGATCCGCTGGCGCACATAATACAGCCGCGATCGCACGAGGCGCTCGTTGCGCGTGCCGCCGATGAGCTTGATAAAGATTTTGCCGAGAATCTTGATCATCTACCACTGCCCAAATCATGGGATATCAATACTACGCCGGATGAACGCCCAATGCATCCGCCACATCCGACAACCGACGCAGAATAAGATTCTTAGTATCGCACGGGGAAGGCACGGCAGTCAAGCTAGCAGAGAGACGCTCAGAGGATCGTTGGATGGGTGGATGGTTGGATGGTTGGATGGTTGGATGATTGGATGATTGGATGGTTGGACAACGCAGAGTTCCCATTCATCCATTCATCCATTCATCCATCCGTCCATCCGTCCGTCCGTCCGTTCATGCGCTATCCGTATTCAGGAGAATCAGCAATGGCCAGTAATGACGTCATCACCTGGGGACTCATCGGTTGCGGCGGGTTCGGGCAGTTTACGCTGGAGTCGGTCAGTTCGCTGCCATTCATACAGCCCGTCGGCGCCGCCGACGTGGTGCAGCCTGCCGCCGACGCGGCGGCTGAACGCTTCGGCATCCGCGCCTACGACAGCCCGCAGGCGCTGCTGGCCGATGAGACCATCCAGATGGTCCACATCGCCTCGCCCCCCTCGAGCCATTACGAACTGGCCCTGGCGGCCCTCAACGCCGGAAAGCACGTCCTCTGCGAAAAGCCCCTGGCACTGAACACCGATCAGGCCGACCGCCTCCTTCAGGCGTCCGCCACGGCCGGGACCATCTGCCCGGTCAACTTCGTCATGCGGTACGTGCCGGTGACCGAGGCGGTCAAGGCCGTCATCGACAGCGGACGGCTGGGCAAGGTCCTCTCGGCGCGGCTGACGAACTGCGCCTCCGACAGCAATCTGCCGGCCGAGCACTGGTTCTGGAACCGCGATGTTTCCGGCGGGATCTTCATCGAGCACGGCGTACACTTCTTCGACCTGTACGAGTACTGGCTGGGCAAGGGGCAGATCGACAGCGCCTCGGCGCAGACTCGCGAGGGCACCAACCAGCAGGACCGCGTCACCTGCACGGCGATCCACGACGGCGGGACCATCGCCAGCCACTACCACGGCTTCGACCAGATCGCCCCCCTCGACCGCACCGACCACCGCCTGGTGCTGGAGACCGGCGACATCCGCGTCGACGGCTGGATCCCGCTGAAGCTGACGATAGACGCCGCTGTCGACGACGCGGCGATAGACGAATTGACACGCTGCTGCGGCGGCGGCGCCGACGTGACGGTGATGGAGACGCTGGATGATCGCGAGCTTGTCGGCCGCGGAAAACGCCGGCACCTGACGCGCCGCATCCACCTGGAGTACGCCCCCTTTACGGATAAATTCGCCCTGTACGCCCAGGCCGTTCGCGACCTGGTGAGCGACCAGATCGCCTTCGTCAACGGTAGCGGCCGGCGTCGTATCAGCGAGAACAACGGCCGACGGGCGGTGGCGTTGGCGCAGGCGGCGACGCGGATGGCGGAAAAGTCGGGGCGTTCTTGAGGAAAATCGAAAAACTTTTCGGTCTTGAAAAGTTATAAAACAGCTTGTTTTAAGCCATATTCGCGATGTTTGCCAAGTGATGCATTGCCCGCCAAACGCTAAGAAAAGAACCCGTGGTATATTGCCTCCATCAGTTGATCGAAAGGGATTGCGGAAGCTTAGCGAGCCCGGACGGTACGAGACTGATACTTGACAACCTAAGACCTCTGCTCAGGAGTAATCGGTTCCTCCACCGATTGCTCCAGAAAATGGTAGCCGGCCCCTCCTCCGGTTGCCAACCTAAGTGGTAGCGGGCCCCTCCTCCCGCTGCCAGACAAGGTAGCCGCCTCCTCCTAGCGGTTACCTGGTTTCCTCTAAGGGCGGTCGGCTCCTTCTCCGATCGCCTTTTTTTATGCGCACTTGCAGCCGGAGGGGACGACACACGAACCCTGAGGGACAGGATTTTGCATAATTCCTCCTTCATGAGTTTTGGCCCCAGAGGGGCCTTCGTGCTTAGCCCGGATATTTCACCGCGGAGATCGCAGAGACCGCAGAGGTGTCTTGAATTAAAAGACTTACAGAAACTTTACGGAGTGGGCCTCATGGACAGTCTGTTTTTTCAGATTAGCGCCGCTTACGACGTG
Protein-coding sequences here:
- the secA gene encoding preprotein translocase subunit SecA, giving the protein MIKILGKIFIKLIGGTRNERLVRSRLYYVRQRINPLEEQIRALSPEALRAKTDEFKQRFAAGESRERIKPEAFAVVREASRRAQNHRQFDVQLVAGMVLDEGAIAEEATGEGKTIACYPAMYMAVLEGLKVHLVTHNDYLVRVGADFATPIMNLLGVSVGFITADMPAYGPEAAARQASYACDITYGTNSEYGFDFLRDNMKMSVAEQVQGRLDFAIIDEVDSILIDEARTPLIISGPAYGQTDRYRKADAVAREVIKRNRPWDQANKRVEAIKRELGSLEGELGKLKGDERKKIENRLDAKQAELEEAQADEARHDKLYEVQMDKKSVHLTHEGVSVAQDIAGVGSFYVGANMEWPHLMQQSLQAHLVYELDKDYVVRDGTVVIVDQFTGRLMEGREWSDGLHQAVEAKEHVTIKEENQTLATITLQNFFKLYKKLAGMTGTAMTEAGEFRKIYKLDVITVPTHRPVNRVDHEDRIYAEIDSKFDAVVEEIHEYSMKGRPVLVGTTSIEKSEHLSTLLQRRYGIEHRVLNGRIQDALVEGEIVKLAGLQHPLKKDSKQMVGNVTIATNMAGRGTDIKLGQGVVWENCKVPPAEKLTELGVAFDPLYPPGVTKCCINCQQYNPATDCAHCFKPKIDKDFPLRGRTDCRVVVPCGLHIVATERHEARRIDNQLRGRAGRQGDPGSSRFFLSLRDELLAIFAGEWTLKVLGWLGLQGQEAIEHPRVSKGIERAQKKVEERNFDIRKNLLEYDEVMDFQRRAFYSQRQRILEGRDLEGLLMDMIAPTVSEGVANYLDPSYHRRGIAEWAATTLQINITPDQVKADTPEELPNLEADLRRLAKDEAVNVITTTLGEYMDEEADPKEWDLRGLSSWAMSRFGVQLSQNQLRKMQPHEVDEALQEAAAERIDKLDISEVERYLKADLGKEALVAWAADKFSIAVTLEELGETPETASKLLIAKLNDAYRRREIEYPVEYALDMTVAKAGTENVYALKDLVDWANAKYEAALTVEELQGKSIQSIHQRLVELSRQWNEGGRLEQAVRAALGSDPSKEKAIEFAARRFGAELSEADFDSDIIGRVIHAGRTYLRREMTELERYVFLQIYDSAWKDHLLAMDHLKSGIGLRGYAEQDPRVAYKREGSALFNEMMEAVRDRVSSMIFKVRLAAGEEVSSVYQVSSAAHEQLAGFGHLSGEGQRAGEDQKVLTIRRDEPKVGRNDPCPCGSGKKYKKCHGIGKD
- a CDS encoding Gfo/Idh/MocA family oxidoreductase, producing the protein MASNDVITWGLIGCGGFGQFTLESVSSLPFIQPVGAADVVQPAADAAAERFGIRAYDSPQALLADETIQMVHIASPPSSHYELALAALNAGKHVLCEKPLALNTDQADRLLQASATAGTICPVNFVMRYVPVTEAVKAVIDSGRLGKVLSARLTNCASDSNLPAEHWFWNRDVSGGIFIEHGVHFFDLYEYWLGKGQIDSASAQTREGTNQQDRVTCTAIHDGGTIASHYHGFDQIAPLDRTDHRLVLETGDIRVDGWIPLKLTIDAAVDDAAIDELTRCCGGGADVTVMETLDDRELVGRGKRRHLTRRIHLEYAPFTDKFALYAQAVRDLVSDQIAFVNGSGRRRISENNGRRAVALAQAATRMAEKSGRS